Proteins encoded by one window of Acidimicrobiales bacterium:
- a CDS encoding nitronate monooxygenase, protein MKTRFTEMFGLAHPVMSAPMAVHSGGTLAAAVTAAGGLGSFGAMHPTKGPEWVVAEIAAIRAATDGPFAVGFITPFLSFAEALFDATLAEHPPVVALSFADPGPWAARAREAGAKVMCQVQTFDGAAMAVDAGADVIVAQGTEAGGHTGSMSLLPLLAGVVERHPEVPVLAAGGIADGRTLAAALMAGAEGAWVGTAFLATPEAVEVHDVHKRLIVESDGDDTVFTRAYDITSGLPWPAEIGERVRR, encoded by the coding sequence ATGAAGACGCGCTTCACCGAGATGTTCGGACTGGCCCATCCGGTCATGTCGGCGCCCATGGCCGTGCACAGCGGCGGGACGCTGGCCGCCGCGGTGACGGCAGCGGGCGGGTTGGGCTCCTTCGGGGCCATGCACCCGACCAAGGGACCCGAGTGGGTCGTCGCCGAGATCGCCGCCATCCGCGCGGCCACCGATGGGCCGTTCGCAGTGGGCTTCATCACGCCCTTCCTCTCCTTCGCCGAGGCGCTCTTCGACGCCACCTTGGCCGAGCACCCACCGGTGGTCGCCCTGTCCTTCGCCGACCCTGGGCCGTGGGCCGCTCGGGCCAGGGAGGCCGGGGCCAAGGTGATGTGCCAGGTCCAGACCTTCGACGGTGCTGCCATGGCCGTCGACGCCGGTGCCGACGTCATCGTCGCCCAGGGCACCGAGGCCGGAGGCCACACCGGCTCGATGAGCCTCCTGCCGTTGCTGGCCGGGGTCGTCGAGCGCCACCCCGAGGTCCCCGTGCTCGCTGCCGGCGGCATCGCCGACGGCCGGACCCTCGCCGCTGCCCTCATGGCCGGCGCCGAGGGGGCGTGGGTCGGCACCGCCTTCCTGGCCACGCCGGAGGCGGTCGAGGTGCACGACGTCCACAAGCGCCTCATCGTGGAGAGCGACGGCGACGACACCGTCTTCACCCGCGCCTACGACATCACCTCGGGGTTGCCGTGGCCCGCGGAGATCGGCGAGCGGGTGCGCCGGAA
- a CDS encoding PPOX class F420-dependent oxidoreductase, whose amino-acid sequence MARKIAQNRTVDRQELLEFLEPRRKLILSTTRSDGSPQLSPVSGGVDAEGRIVISTYPKRAKAANLRKRPAASVCVVSDEWNGPWVQVDGTAEVLDLPEALEPLVEYYRRLAGEHPDWDEYRQAMVDQGKCLIRITIDRWGPIATGGFPPELADE is encoded by the coding sequence ATGGCCCGAAAGATCGCCCAGAACCGCACCGTCGACCGGCAGGAGCTCCTCGAGTTCCTCGAGCCTCGCCGGAAGCTGATCCTCTCCACCACCCGCTCCGACGGATCGCCGCAGCTCTCCCCTGTCTCCGGTGGCGTCGACGCCGAGGGGCGCATCGTCATCTCCACCTATCCGAAGCGAGCCAAGGCGGCCAACCTCCGCAAGCGGCCCGCCGCCTCGGTCTGCGTCGTCTCCGACGAGTGGAACGGGCCGTGGGTGCAGGTCGACGGCACCGCCGAGGTGCTGGACCTGCCGGAGGCGCTCGAGCCGCTGGTCGAGTACTACCGCCGTCTCGCGGGCGAGCACCCCGACTGGGACGAATACCGCCAGGCCATGGTCGACCAGGGCAAGTGCCTCATCCGCATCACCATCGACCGCTGGGGCCCCATCGCCACCGGCGGCTTCCCGCCCGAGCTGGCCGACGAGTGA
- a CDS encoding nitroreductase: MDAHQAIVTKRDTRSYLPEPVPEEQLEKVLRSARMAGSAKNMQLTRLVVVTDQADRDGLAECGDFTSWIGSAPVVIVFVVPAETGRMFDVGRMAQNLMVAANAEGLATCPVTFQHQGRIRALLGIPDDHEGTMGVTLGRPGPPSDSPLKSKRVELDDLVHRGRWQG, translated from the coding sequence ATGGACGCCCACCAGGCCATCGTCACCAAGCGCGACACCCGCAGCTACCTGCCCGAGCCGGTGCCCGAGGAGCAGCTCGAGAAGGTGCTGCGATCCGCCCGCATGGCGGGCAGCGCCAAGAACATGCAGCTCACCCGCCTGGTGGTGGTCACCGACCAGGCCGACCGCGACGGCCTGGCCGAGTGCGGCGACTTCACCTCGTGGATCGGCTCGGCCCCGGTGGTGATCGTCTTCGTGGTCCCGGCCGAGACGGGGCGGATGTTCGACGTGGGCCGCATGGCCCAGAACCTCATGGTGGCGGCCAACGCCGAGGGCCTGGCCACCTGCCCGGTCACCTTCCAGCACCAGGGCCGCATCCGCGCCCTCCTCGGAATCCCCGACGATCACGAGGGGACGATGGGCGTCACGTTGGGCCGGCCCGGCCCCCCGTCGGACAGCCCGCTGAAGAGCAAGCGGGTCGAGCTCGACGACCTCGTGCACCGGGGGCGCTGGCAGGGCTGA